A stretch of Endozoicomonas sp. SCSIO W0465 DNA encodes these proteins:
- a CDS encoding LysR family transcriptional regulator, which produces MNLETKWLEDFLALAELRNFSRAAQFRNVTQPAFSRRIRSLEHSLGVELIDRATTPLALTPEGRLFHTTARNLLRQMEDGLHQLKGQNGVGPQPLDFAAAHSLSVTLLPELIQTMSNDGHVLRSRVESIDVDLAVEGLQEGRCDFLLAFDIEALMQPPFLSLSLGGCPRTS; this is translated from the coding sequence ATGAATCTGGAAACCAAATGGCTGGAAGATTTTCTGGCGTTAGCGGAGCTGCGCAACTTCTCCCGGGCTGCGCAGTTCAGGAATGTTACGCAACCGGCATTCAGTCGTCGTATACGCAGCCTTGAACATTCCCTTGGTGTCGAGCTGATTGATCGGGCTACAACACCGCTGGCACTGACCCCGGAAGGGCGACTGTTCCATACCACCGCCCGGAATCTGCTTCGACAGATGGAAGATGGCCTGCATCAGCTGAAAGGCCAGAACGGCGTTGGGCCACAACCATTGGATTTTGCGGCAGCTCACTCTCTTTCCGTCACGTTGTTGCCGGAACTGATACAGACCATGAGCAATGATGGCCATGTTCTGAGAAGTCGGGTGGAGAGTATTGATGTCGACCTGGCCGTTGAAGGGCTTCAGGAAGGGCGGTGTGATTTTCTCCTGGCTTTTGATATTGAAGCCCTGATGCAGCCTCCTTTTCTATCTCTTTCCCTAGGAGGCTGTCCGAGAACTAGCTAG
- a CDS encoding DUF2959 domain-containing protein, whose amino-acid sequence MNIRTSLSNHRFQPHRLKIAGALTISLMVAGCQSTYYSAMEKVGIHKRDLMVDRIEDTQVAQEQAQEQFQSALEQFQSVINFDGGDLEAAYKDLNSEYEDSLAAAEKVRDRIASVQSVSEALFDEWEDELNLYTSDSLRRASAQKLKDTRRQYQRMMVSLEKSEQRMQPVLDAFQDQVLYLKHNLNARAISALKGEFNTIKADIDRLISDMQVSIDQSRQFIQALKQP is encoded by the coding sequence ATGAACATACGAACTTCGCTGTCTAACCATCGCTTCCAGCCCCACCGCCTGAAAATTGCCGGAGCTCTGACTATTTCACTGATGGTCGCCGGCTGCCAGAGCACCTATTACAGCGCCATGGAAAAAGTGGGCATCCATAAACGCGATCTGATGGTTGATCGCATTGAAGATACCCAGGTTGCACAGGAGCAGGCACAGGAGCAATTCCAAAGTGCACTGGAGCAGTTCCAGAGTGTCATCAACTTTGATGGTGGTGACCTTGAAGCGGCGTACAAAGACCTGAACTCAGAATACGAAGACAGCCTGGCCGCCGCCGAGAAAGTAAGAGACCGCATTGCCAGCGTTCAGAGTGTTTCCGAGGCACTGTTTGACGAGTGGGAAGATGAACTCAACCTTTACACGAGCGATAGTTTGCGCAGGGCCAGTGCCCAGAAGTTGAAAGACACCCGCCGTCAGTATCAGCGTATGATGGTCAGTCTGGAAAAATCTGAACAACGGATGCAGCCAGTACTGGATGCTTTTCAGGACCAGGTGCTTTATCTGAAGCACAACCTGAATGCCCGGGCCATCAGCGCATTGAAAGGTGAGTTCAATACCATTAAGGCCGATATTGACCGCCTGATCAGTGATATGCAGGTGTCCATTGACCAGTCACGGCAGTTTATTCAAGCACTCAAGCAGCCCTGA
- the ilvC gene encoding ketol-acid reductoisomerase, translating into MKVYYDKDCDLSIIRSKKVSIIGYGSQGHAHANNLKDSGVEVTVGLRKGSSSWAKAEAAGLYVAEVPQAVAQADVVMILTPDEFQSQLYREVIEPNLKQGATLAFAHGFAIHYNQVVPRADLDVIMIAPKAPGHTVRSEFVKGGGIPDLIAIFQDASGQAKDVALSYASGVGGGRTGIIETTFKDETETDLFGEQAVLCGGAVELVKAGFETLTEAGYAPEMAYFECLHELKLIVDLMYEGGIANMNYSISNNAEYGEYVTGPRVINDESRKAMREALKDIQNGEYAKKFISEGALNYPSMTAYRRNNAAHPIEKVGAQLRGMMPWITANKLVDKEKN; encoded by the coding sequence ATGAAAGTTTATTACGATAAAGACTGTGACCTCTCCATAATCCGCAGCAAGAAAGTCTCTATCATTGGCTATGGCTCTCAGGGGCATGCCCATGCCAATAACCTGAAAGACTCTGGTGTTGAAGTAACGGTTGGCCTGCGTAAGGGCTCCTCTTCCTGGGCCAAGGCAGAAGCTGCCGGCCTTTACGTGGCCGAAGTGCCCCAGGCGGTTGCCCAGGCTGATGTAGTGATGATTCTGACGCCGGACGAGTTCCAGTCCCAGCTTTACCGAGAGGTGATTGAACCGAACCTGAAGCAGGGAGCGACCTTGGCCTTCGCCCATGGTTTTGCCATCCACTACAACCAGGTAGTACCTCGTGCAGATCTTGATGTCATCATGATTGCCCCCAAGGCTCCGGGCCATACGGTGCGCTCAGAGTTTGTTAAAGGCGGCGGTATTCCGGATCTGATTGCTATTTTCCAGGACGCTTCTGGCCAGGCCAAGGATGTGGCTCTCTCCTACGCTTCCGGTGTGGGTGGTGGTCGTACCGGTATTATCGAAACGACGTTCAAAGATGAAACGGAAACTGACCTCTTTGGTGAGCAGGCTGTGCTTTGTGGTGGTGCTGTTGAGCTGGTCAAGGCCGGTTTTGAAACCCTGACAGAAGCGGGCTATGCTCCGGAAATGGCGTACTTTGAGTGCCTCCATGAACTCAAGCTGATTGTTGACCTGATGTACGAAGGCGGTATTGCCAATATGAACTACTCCATCTCCAACAATGCGGAGTATGGTGAGTATGTGACCGGCCCACGGGTGATCAACGACGAGTCCCGCAAGGCGATGCGTGAAGCGCTCAAAGATATTCAGAACGGTGAGTATGCCAAGAAGTTTATCTCCGAAGGTGCTCTGAATTATCCATCCATGACCGCCTATCGTCGCAACAATGCGGCTCACCCGATTGAGAAAGTGGGTGCCCAGCTGCGTGGAATGATGCCCTGGATTACTGCGAACAAGCTGGTTGATAAAGAGAAAAACTAA
- a CDS encoding DUF6444 domain-containing protein, with amino-acid sequence MIPELPATMSAEILLKENAELRMRVACLEERCRELEEKVGKNSQNSSKPPSSDGYQKP; translated from the coding sequence ATGATTCCAGAACTACCCGCAACTATGTCGGCTGAGATTCTCTTGAAAGAGAATGCAGAGCTGCGGATGAGAGTTGCCTGTCTGGAAGAGCGATGTCGAGAATTGGAAGAAAAGGTTGGCAAGAACAGTCAAAACAGCAGCAAGCCGCCATCGTCTGATGGTTATCAAAAACCGTAA
- a CDS encoding transposase — protein MIPELPATMSAEILLKENAELRMRVACLEERCRELEEKVGKNSQNSSKPPSSDGYQKPCKNSNSPDHSDDLSADKGTDPSDEKPNPKSLRQSSGNKAGGKKGHQGTCLKQVDIPDYIEYLPVKECNKCQASLLDSEPVKYIERQVFEPGRPGEFEVTAHRAEVKICTCGCRNQAEFPEGVTAAAQYGSATQAMAVYLNQYHFLPFKRVSEYFNTLYKMSVSAGTVANFVARTYENLASTEEVIRDALRESSVAGADETGMRAEGSLHWLHVMRDEQWTLYYLSEKRGREVV, from the coding sequence ATGATTCCAGAACTACCCGCAACTATGTCGGCTGAGATTCTCTTGAAAGAGAATGCAGAGCTGCGGATGAGAGTTGCCTGTCTGGAAGAGCGATGTCGAGAATTGGAAGAAAAGGTTGGCAAGAACAGTCAAAACAGCAGCAAGCCGCCATCGTCTGATGGTTATCAAAAACCTTGTAAAAACAGTAATTCTCCAGATCATTCTGACGACCTTTCCGCAGATAAAGGTACCGATCCATCGGATGAAAAACCCAATCCTAAAAGTCTGAGACAGTCTTCTGGTAATAAAGCCGGTGGAAAGAAAGGGCATCAGGGCACTTGTCTTAAACAGGTCGATATCCCTGACTATATTGAGTACCTTCCGGTTAAAGAATGCAATAAATGTCAGGCGTCTCTTCTTGATAGTGAGCCGGTCAAATATATTGAACGACAGGTGTTTGAACCAGGGAGACCGGGTGAATTTGAAGTAACGGCCCATAGAGCTGAAGTAAAAATCTGCACTTGTGGTTGTCGGAATCAGGCTGAATTCCCGGAAGGTGTTACCGCTGCCGCACAATATGGCTCAGCCACACAGGCTATGGCCGTCTATCTTAACCAATACCATTTCCTGCCTTTTAAGCGCGTGTCAGAGTATTTTAATACTCTCTATAAAATGAGTGTAAGTGCAGGCACTGTCGCCAATTTTGTGGCCAGAACCTATGAAAATCTGGCTTCTACTGAAGAGGTTATTCGTGACGCCTTGCGGGAATCGTCTGTTGCCGGAGCCGATGAAACGGGTATGCGGGCCGAGGGCTCTTTGCACTGGCTACACGTTATGCGGGATGAACAATGGACGCTCTACTACTTGTCTGAAAAGCGAGGTCGTGAGGTTGTCTGA
- a CDS encoding DUF6444 domain-containing protein, giving the protein MIPELPATMSAEILLKENAELRMRVACLEERCRELEEKVGKNSQNSSKPPSSDGYQKPCKNSNSPDHSDDLSADKGTDPSDEKPNPKSLRQSSGNKAGGKKGHQGTCLKQVDIPDYIEYLPVKECNKCQASLLDTRL; this is encoded by the coding sequence ATGATTCCAGAACTACCCGCAACTATGTCGGCTGAGATTCTCTTGAAAGAGAATGCAGAGCTGCGGATGAGAGTTGCCTGTCTGGAAGAGCGATGTCGAGAATTGGAAGAAAAGGTTGGCAAGAACAGTCAAAACAGCAGCAAGCCGCCATCGTCTGATGGTTATCAAAAACCTTGTAAAAACAGTAATTCTCCAGATCATTCTGACGACCTTTCCGCAGATAAAGGTACCGATCCATCGGATGAAAAACCCAATCCTAAAAGTCTGAGACAGTCTTCTGGTAATAAAGCCGGTGGAAAGAAAGGGCATCAGGGCACTTGTCTTAAACAGGTCGATATCCCTGACTATATTGAGTACCTTCCGGTTAAAGAATGCAATAAATGTCAGGCGTCTCTTCTTGATACTCGACTTTAG
- a CDS encoding IS66 family transposase, translating into MFEPGRPGEFEVTAHRAEVKICTCGCRNQAEFPEGVTAAAQYGSATQAMAVYLNQYHFLPFKRVSEYFNTLYKMSVSAGTVANFVARTYENLASTEEVIRDALRESSVAGADETGMRAEGSLHWLHVMRDEQWTLYYLSEKRGREAMDTMGILLTFAGVLVHDHWKSYFAYAATHVLCNAHHLRELLGVVDRDSNQLALRLMKLLRLSWHYCKGFKTIGMLQMPSVVCERIEKIYDRLLQRALMKEVVYMEKQREELKRKKVKNTKAYNLFKRLTEFKAETLRFMSDFTIPFDNNGSERDVRMAKLKQKISGCFRSADGGSMFARIRSYLSSARKQGMDIYQSLHRAVRNYCNMPLLSAE; encoded by the coding sequence GTGTTTGAACCAGGGAGACCGGGTGAATTTGAAGTAACGGCCCATAGAGCTGAAGTAAAAATCTGCACTTGTGGTTGTCGGAATCAGGCTGAATTCCCGGAAGGTGTTACCGCTGCCGCACAATATGGCTCAGCCACACAGGCTATGGCCGTCTATCTTAACCAATACCATTTCCTGCCTTTTAAGCGCGTGTCAGAGTATTTTAATACTCTCTATAAAATGAGTGTAAGTGCAGGCACTGTCGCCAATTTTGTGGCCAGAACCTATGAAAATCTGGCTTCTACTGAAGAGGTTATTCGTGACGCCTTGCGGGAATCGTCTGTTGCCGGAGCCGATGAAACGGGTATGCGGGCCGAGGGCTCTTTGCACTGGCTACACGTTATGCGGGATGAACAATGGACGCTCTACTACTTGTCTGAAAAGCGAGGTCGTGAGGCCATGGACACGATGGGCATACTGCTAACATTTGCAGGCGTTCTGGTTCATGATCATTGGAAATCCTATTTTGCATATGCGGCAACTCACGTACTTTGCAATGCCCATCACCTGAGGGAGCTTTTGGGTGTTGTTGATAGGGACAGCAATCAACTGGCGTTGCGATTGATGAAGCTACTGAGGCTTTCCTGGCATTACTGCAAGGGCTTTAAGACCATAGGTATGCTACAGATGCCAAGTGTTGTCTGTGAACGAATCGAGAAGATTTATGACCGGTTGCTTCAGCGGGCTCTAATGAAAGAAGTCGTCTATATGGAGAAGCAACGAGAGGAGCTTAAGCGCAAGAAAGTCAAGAATACTAAAGCTTACAATCTCTTCAAACGACTCACTGAGTTCAAGGCTGAGACACTGCGCTTCATGTCAGATTTTACCATTCCCTTCGATAACAATGGCAGTGAGCGGGATGTTCGAATGGCCAAGTTAAAGCAGAAAATCTCAGGCTGCTTCAGGAGTGCAGACGGTGGTTCTATGTTTGCACGGATTCGCAGCTATTTGTCGTCTGCCAGAAAACAGGGAATGGACATATATCAATCACTTCATAGAGCTGTTCGGAATTACTGTAATATGCCTTTGCTCAGTGCTGAATAG
- a CDS encoding transposase — MRLSEKRGREAMDTMGILLTFAGVLVHDHWKSYFAYAATHVLCNAHHLRELLGVVDRDSNQLALRLMKLLRLSWHYCKGFKTIGMLQMPSVVCERIEKIYDRLLQRALMKEVVYMEKQREELKRKKVKNTKAYNLFKRLTEFKAETLRFMSDFTIPFDNNGSERDVRMAKLKQKISGCFRSADGGSMFARIRSYLSSARKQGMDIYQSLHRAVRNYCNMPLLSAE, encoded by the coding sequence GTGAGGTTGTCTGAAAAGCGAGGTCGTGAGGCCATGGACACGATGGGCATACTGCTAACATTTGCAGGCGTTCTGGTTCATGATCATTGGAAATCCTATTTTGCATATGCGGCAACTCACGTACTTTGCAATGCCCATCACCTGAGGGAGCTTTTGGGTGTTGTTGATAGGGACAGCAATCAACTGGCGTTGCGATTGATGAAGCTACTGAGGCTTTCCTGGCATTACTGCAAGGGCTTTAAGACCATAGGTATGCTACAGATGCCAAGTGTTGTCTGTGAACGAATCGAGAAGATTTATGACCGGTTGCTTCAGCGGGCTCTAATGAAAGAAGTCGTCTATATGGAGAAGCAACGAGAGGAGCTTAAGCGCAAGAAAGTCAAGAATACTAAAGCTTACAATCTCTTCAAACGACTCACTGAGTTCAAGGCTGAGACACTGCGCTTCATGTCAGATTTTACCATTCCCTTCGATAACAATGGCAGTGAGCGGGATGTTCGAATGGCCAAGTTAAAGCAGAAAATCTCAGGCTGCTTCAGGAGTGCAGACGGTGGTTCTATGTTTGCACGGATTCGCAGCTATTTGTCGTCTGCCAGAAAACAGGGAATGGACATATATCAATCACTTCATAGAGCTGTTCGGAATTACTGTAATATGCCTTTGCTCAGTGCTGAATAG
- a CDS encoding IS1595 family transposase, producing the protein MQSELFQNFIDSISTLTSEQRDILNNSLLSTQIEVTEVVETTDSEPVYSESIPNNDNATPDVEKSILAQFAENPRCPKCKSHSVGRWGIRNGRQRYHCKTCDSTFNAFSGTPLARLRHPEKWNKYLAGMTHSMVLRPAAAENAIDLKTAFRWRHRFLEVINNDQAEELCGITELDETFFRESFKGQREGLPRPTRKRGNDPNKARKVPVMVARDRNRNTVDGVLENESANELCRHLNGRISIQATVCADAHLAHEKLADKLGFVFKELVTSAGQHVVEGIYHIQTVNSYHSHLKRWIGGVFQGVATRYLPHYLAWRRELTAAKKLTVGRLISRITEHWCFQPLTVT; encoded by the coding sequence ATGCAATCTGAACTCTTCCAGAATTTTATTGATTCCATTTCAACATTAACCAGTGAACAGCGAGACATTCTTAACAACTCGCTCCTTAGTACTCAAATAGAGGTTACCGAGGTAGTAGAAACCACTGACTCTGAACCTGTTTACAGTGAATCTATACCCAATAACGATAATGCAACACCTGACGTAGAAAAGAGCATACTTGCCCAATTTGCCGAAAACCCCAGGTGCCCCAAATGCAAAAGCCATAGCGTTGGTCGCTGGGGCATACGAAATGGCCGACAGCGCTACCACTGCAAGACTTGCGACTCAACGTTTAACGCCTTTAGTGGAACGCCTTTGGCAAGGCTCAGGCACCCTGAAAAATGGAACAAGTACCTCGCAGGTATGACTCACTCTATGGTCTTGCGACCAGCTGCTGCTGAGAATGCCATTGACTTGAAAACTGCGTTCCGCTGGCGTCACCGCTTTCTTGAAGTGATTAATAATGATCAAGCAGAAGAGCTTTGTGGCATTACTGAGCTTGATGAAACATTTTTCCGTGAATCCTTCAAAGGGCAAAGAGAAGGCCTTCCACGGCCAACCCGAAAGCGGGGTAATGATCCCAACAAAGCCCGAAAAGTCCCGGTAATGGTGGCTCGGGACCGTAATCGAAATACCGTTGACGGTGTATTAGAAAACGAAAGTGCTAATGAATTGTGCAGGCATTTAAATGGCCGCATATCGATACAGGCCACGGTCTGTGCGGATGCACACCTCGCTCACGAAAAACTTGCTGACAAGCTTGGATTTGTCTTCAAGGAGCTGGTGACATCAGCAGGTCAACATGTTGTTGAAGGCATCTACCACATCCAGACTGTAAATTCTTATCACAGTCATTTAAAACGCTGGATTGGCGGCGTATTCCAAGGGGTTGCAACTCGTTACCTTCCCCATTATCTGGCCTGGAGGCGAGAACTGACGGCAGCAAAAAAATTAACTGTTGGCCGGTTGATCAGCAGAATTACTGAACATTGGTGCTTCCAACCATTAACGGTAACTTAG
- a CDS encoding aspartate/glutamate racemase family protein — translation MMLGILGGMGPLATVDFMHKVIALSQAATDQDHIPMLVHNVPQIPDRSACILQGREDPFPALLGGLKRLENAGAQCVVIPCNTAHYWFDALKEQASVRMISIVDVVCYELARRGILNAGLMATNATVAAGIYKKRIHTMDGQCLVPDDLAQQQVMTAIYDIKAGRLEQGAQGMEVVFDALVNEGAEAVILGCTEIPIGLANIARQKPELWAKLPLMVGSTNVQ, via the coding sequence ATGATGTTGGGGATTCTTGGTGGAATGGGGCCACTGGCAACCGTGGATTTTATGCACAAGGTGATTGCCCTGAGTCAGGCAGCCACTGATCAGGATCATATCCCGATGCTGGTACATAATGTACCGCAGATACCGGATCGCAGTGCCTGTATCCTTCAGGGTAGAGAAGACCCGTTTCCGGCGCTGCTGGGTGGGCTAAAGAGGCTGGAAAATGCAGGTGCGCAATGTGTGGTTATTCCCTGCAATACCGCTCATTACTGGTTTGATGCTCTGAAGGAGCAAGCTTCAGTCCGGATGATCAGCATTGTGGATGTCGTCTGTTACGAGCTGGCCAGGCGAGGAATTCTGAATGCAGGACTGATGGCAACCAATGCAACGGTTGCTGCCGGGATTTACAAGAAGCGCATTCACACTATGGATGGCCAGTGTCTGGTACCTGATGACCTTGCGCAGCAACAAGTCATGACCGCTATTTATGATATCAAGGCTGGTCGCCTGGAGCAGGGAGCACAGGGCATGGAAGTGGTCTTTGATGCATTGGTCAATGAAGGTGCTGAGGCGGTTATTCTGGGCTGTACTGAAATTCCAATTGGTCTTGCCAATATTGCCAGACAGAAACCTGAACTGTGGGCTAAGTTACCGTTAATGGTTGGAAGCACCAATGTTCAGTAA
- a CDS encoding transposase — protein sequence MTKFEMVAMLTSDHQVILRELASYTTFLAGALSSTAVPTFCELLFGCMLSADGFVTQALLTIDFHCVWSSYHHWLSQGKWQWKNLARHLIRLVCSKAPENQPVVLGLDDWVIERFSDKAPACRTHHQHSKKRNRPTYIWGQCWVSLAIIFERAADEVFTAIPVISFPTPASGNTSKLKIAVAMLRVVRNEVKDRVLRLLTDCWYMNWTLIKPALEMNIEVVGQIPSNRALYALPPAPTVKKRGRPKKYGIKMTTEQVKKLPEEKATVWMYGKFRKIRYRTLICRARFLKGREVRVVWSRFENDVTIQH from the coding sequence ATGACGAAATTCGAGATGGTTGCCATGCTCACTTCAGATCATCAAGTAATCCTCAGGGAGCTCGCTTCATATACAACCTTTCTTGCTGGAGCGCTATCATCAACTGCAGTACCAACGTTCTGCGAACTGCTGTTCGGTTGCATGCTTTCAGCCGACGGCTTTGTTACACAGGCGTTGTTAACAATTGATTTTCATTGTGTGTGGAGCAGCTACCACCACTGGCTATCTCAGGGCAAGTGGCAATGGAAGAACTTGGCACGCCACTTGATCCGTCTGGTCTGCTCCAAAGCTCCTGAGAATCAACCTGTGGTCCTGGGGCTTGATGACTGGGTAATCGAACGGTTTTCCGACAAAGCCCCTGCTTGTCGTACACATCATCAACACAGCAAGAAACGCAATCGGCCGACGTACATCTGGGGGCAGTGTTGGGTTTCCCTGGCCATCATATTTGAGCGGGCTGCAGATGAAGTATTTACCGCCATACCGGTGATCTCATTTCCGACACCAGCTTCAGGTAACACCAGCAAACTGAAAATTGCCGTGGCCATGCTCAGGGTGGTACGCAATGAAGTGAAGGATCGAGTGCTACGCCTGCTAACCGATTGCTGGTATATGAACTGGACACTGATAAAGCCAGCTCTGGAAATGAACATAGAAGTTGTTGGTCAGATACCTTCAAATCGGGCCCTCTATGCTTTGCCGCCAGCACCCACCGTAAAGAAGCGAGGGCGCCCAAAAAAGTACGGCATCAAGATGACGACAGAACAGGTTAAGAAACTGCCGGAAGAAAAAGCAACAGTATGGATGTACGGCAAATTTCGCAAAATACGTTATCGTACCCTGATCTGTCGCGCCAGATTCCTTAAAGGTCGTGAAGTACGCGTCGTCTGGAGTCGCTTTGAAAATGACGTAACTATTCAGCACTGA
- a CDS encoding IS66 family transposase, translating to MLNSYQKPCKNSNSPDHSDDLSADKGTDPSDEKPNPKSLRQSSGNKAGGKKGHQGTCLKQVDIPDYIEYLPVKECNKCQASLLDSEPVKYIERQVFEPGRPGEFEVTAHRAEVKICTCGCRNQAEFPEGVTAAAQYGSATQAMAVYLNQYHFLPFKRVSEYFNTLYKMSVSAGTVANFVARTYENLASTEEVIRDALRESSVAGADETGMRAEGSLHWLHVMRDEQWTLYYLSEKRGREAMDTMGILLTFAGVLVHDHWKSYFAYAATHVLCNAHHLRELLGVVDRDSNQLALRLMKLLRLSWHYCKGFKTIGMLQMPSVVCERIEKIYDRLLQRALMKEVVYMEKQREELKRKKVKNTKAYNLFKRLTEFKAETLRFMSDFTIPFDNNGSERDVRMAKLKQKISGCFRSADGGSMFARIRSYLSSARKQGMDIYQSLHRAVRNYCNMPLLSAE from the coding sequence GTGCTGAATAGTTACCAAAAACCTTGTAAAAACAGTAATTCTCCAGATCATTCTGACGACCTTTCCGCAGATAAAGGTACCGATCCATCGGATGAAAAACCCAATCCTAAAAGTCTGAGACAGTCTTCTGGTAATAAAGCCGGTGGAAAGAAAGGGCATCAGGGCACTTGTCTTAAACAGGTCGATATCCCTGACTATATTGAGTACCTTCCGGTTAAAGAATGCAATAAATGTCAGGCGTCTCTTCTTGATAGTGAGCCGGTCAAATATATTGAACGACAGGTGTTTGAACCAGGGAGACCGGGTGAATTTGAAGTAACGGCCCATAGAGCTGAAGTAAAAATCTGCACTTGTGGTTGTCGGAATCAGGCTGAATTCCCGGAAGGTGTTACCGCTGCCGCACAATATGGCTCAGCCACACAGGCTATGGCCGTCTATCTTAACCAATACCATTTCCTGCCTTTTAAGCGCGTGTCAGAGTATTTTAATACTCTCTATAAAATGAGTGTAAGTGCAGGCACTGTCGCCAATTTTGTGGCCAGAACCTATGAAAATCTGGCTTCTACTGAAGAGGTTATTCGTGACGCCTTGCGGGAATCGTCTGTTGCCGGAGCCGATGAAACGGGTATGCGGGCCGAGGGCTCTTTGCACTGGCTACACGTTATGCGGGATGAACAATGGACGCTCTACTACTTGTCTGAAAAGCGAGGTCGTGAGGCCATGGACACGATGGGCATACTGCTAACATTTGCAGGCGTTCTGGTTCATGATCATTGGAAATCCTATTTTGCATATGCGGCAACTCACGTACTTTGCAATGCCCATCACCTGAGGGAGCTTTTGGGTGTTGTTGATAGGGACAGCAATCAACTGGCGTTGCGATTGATGAAGCTACTGAGGCTTTCCTGGCATTACTGCAAGGGCTTTAAGACCATAGGTATGCTACAGATGCCAAGTGTTGTCTGTGAACGAATCGAGAAGATTTATGACCGGTTGCTTCAGCGGGCTCTAATGAAAGAAGTCGTCTATATGGAGAAGCAACGAGAGGAGCTTAAGCGCAAGAAAGTCAAGAATACTAAAGCTTACAATCTCTTCAAACGACTCACTGAGTTCAAGGCTGAGACACTGCGCTTCATGTCAGATTTTACCATTCCCTTCGATAACAATGGCAGTGAGCGGGATGTTCGAATGGCCAAGTTAAAGCAGAAAATCTCAGGCTGCTTCAGGAGTGCAGACGGTGGTTCTATGTTTGCACGGATTCGCAGCTATTTGTCGTCTGCCAGAAAACAGGGAATGGACATATATCAATCACTTCATAGAGCTGTTCGGAATTACTGTAATATGCCTTTGCTCAGTGCTGAATAG
- a CDS encoding YdcH family protein gives MSEMKDALSHSLYHEFPEHHEQINRLKQTDSAFAEKANEYHKLDHQVRGLEDSDVPVTDDVYDDLKQRRARLKDELYQMLTANQSP, from the coding sequence ATGTCTGAAATGAAAGATGCCCTGAGTCATAGCCTTTATCATGAGTTTCCAGAGCATCATGAGCAAATCAACAGATTGAAACAAACGGATAGCGCCTTTGCTGAAAAGGCAAACGAATATCACAAGCTGGATCATCAGGTGCGTGGGCTTGAGGACAGTGATGTACCCGTGACCGATGACGTTTATGACGATTTGAAACAGCGTCGGGCCAGGCTAAAAGATGAGCTTTATCAGATGCTGACGGCAAATCAATCCCCTTAA
- the ilvN gene encoding acetolactate synthase small subunit, protein MKRIISVLVENEPGALSRIVGLFSQRNFNIETLNVAPTEDNTLSRLTLTTVGNPQVIEQITKQLNKLVDVVKLVDLTEGAHIEREMMLIKVRASGPLRAEVKRTVDIFRGQIVDVTSSVYTIQLTGTGEKLDAFIEAIGQAQVLEVVRSGVTGISRGEKVLSL, encoded by the coding sequence ATGAAACGGATTATCTCTGTCCTGGTTGAGAACGAACCCGGTGCCCTGTCGCGCATTGTCGGGCTCTTCTCCCAGCGTAATTTCAACATTGAGACATTGAATGTTGCGCCCACAGAGGACAATACCCTGTCCCGCCTGACACTGACCACGGTGGGTAATCCCCAGGTCATAGAACAGATTACCAAACAGCTGAACAAACTGGTGGATGTGGTAAAGCTGGTGGATCTGACCGAAGGTGCCCATATTGAGCGGGAGATGATGCTGATCAAGGTGCGTGCCAGCGGGCCACTGCGCGCTGAGGTGAAGCGGACAGTGGATATCTTTCGCGGTCAGATCGTCGATGTGACCAGCTCTGTCTACACCATCCAGCTGACCGGAACCGGGGAAAAGCTGGATGCCTTTATTGAAGCCATTGGTCAGGCACAGGTGCTGGAAGTTGTGCGCAGTGGGGTGACCGGTATCTCCCGTGGGGAAAAAGTGTTATCTCTTTAA